One Sediminicola sp. YIK13 DNA segment encodes these proteins:
- a CDS encoding SRPBCC family protein encodes MELLTFDSFTKKIYIKAPLEKIYWCWATTAGIMSWFLKSAEYLGKDAKVRNASDFIQQGDTYTWEWHNWDGQEKGTVLNANGKDFLEISFAGDCRVAITLHEKGSSILVTLKQYNIPTDEKSKMQIHFGCSNGWTFWLANLKAYLEHGILLNETEHDLRQFPNAGLEFVNM; translated from the coding sequence ATGGAACTACTGACCTTTGATTCCTTTACCAAGAAAATATATATCAAGGCTCCCTTGGAAAAAATATACTGGTGCTGGGCCACTACTGCGGGCATCATGTCCTGGTTCTTGAAAAGTGCAGAATACCTTGGAAAGGATGCTAAAGTGAGAAACGCGTCCGACTTCATTCAACAAGGGGATACGTATACCTGGGAATGGCACAATTGGGACGGACAGGAAAAAGGGACCGTTCTGAATGCTAACGGCAAGGATTTTTTGGAAATAAGCTTTGCCGGAGATTGCCGTGTAGCCATAACACTGCACGAAAAGGGCTCTAGTATATTGGTCACCCTGAAGCAATACAACATTCCCACGGACGAAAAGAGCAAAATGCAAATCCATTTTGGGTGTAGCAATGGTTGGACTTTTTGGCTGGCCAACCTAAAGGCTTACTTGGAACACGGTATCCTCCTGAACGAAACGGAGCACGATTTACGCCAATTTCCCAATGCAGGCCTGGAATTTGTAAATATGTGA
- a CDS encoding cold-shock protein translates to MSTGTVKFFNDAKGFGFITEEGSNKEHFVHVSGLIDEIREGDEVEFELEQGKKGLNAVNVKVID, encoded by the coding sequence ATGAGTACAGGAACAGTAAAATTTTTCAACGATGCAAAAGGATTTGGCTTCATAACTGAAGAAGGATCTAACAAAGAACATTTTGTACACGTATCAGGTTTGATCGACGAAATCCGTGAGGGTGACGAAGTTGAATTTGAATTGGAGCAAGGAAAAAAAGGATTGAACGCGGTTAACGTAAAAGTTATTGACTAA
- a CDS encoding J domain-containing protein produces the protein MKRINEYRKLFNVDKDIDLKQLKTTYRNLVKEWHPDKFQKEDALFEEAQVKSQKIIDGYHFLVSIAPETKEANLEEYKITTNESGIADFTHKGLLMEITFLDGNTYEFFGVTKNIYVKMINSDKQMRFAKRNIFNSYLYRKSKKSA, from the coding sequence ATGAAGCGTATTAATGAATACAGGAAATTGTTCAACGTTGATAAGGATATAGACCTAAAACAGCTAAAAACAACCTATAGAAATTTAGTAAAAGAATGGCACCCGGATAAATTCCAGAAGGAAGATGCCTTGTTTGAAGAGGCTCAGGTAAAGAGTCAAAAAATCATAGATGGATACCATTTTTTGGTGAGTATTGCACCAGAAACCAAGGAAGCCAATTTAGAAGAATACAAGATAACCACCAATGAATCTGGAATTGCGGATTTTACGCATAAAGGCTTGTTAATGGAAATCACCTTTTTGGACGGCAATACGTACGAATTTTTTGGGGTGACAAAGAATATTTATGTGAAGATGATCAACTCTGACAAGCAAATGCGTTTTGCCAAGAGGAACATTTTCAATTCATATTTATATAGAAAATCGAAAAAAAGCGCATAA
- a CDS encoding SRPBCC family protein — MKYTISIDIDRPIDKVIALFDNPDNLKEWMEGLQSFENLSGSPGEVGARSKLVYKMGKRDIEMIETITVRKLPQEFSGTYEADGVFNIVKNKFEKISDTKTRYISEQEFEFKGMMKYFAFLMPWAFKKQTMKYLKAFKQFVEGQG, encoded by the coding sequence ATGAAATATACCATTTCCATAGACATAGATAGGCCAATTGATAAGGTCATTGCACTTTTTGACAATCCAGACAATTTAAAGGAATGGATGGAAGGCCTTCAGAGTTTTGAAAATCTGAGTGGTTCCCCCGGAGAGGTTGGGGCGAGATCCAAGTTAGTTTATAAAATGGGAAAGCGCGATATAGAGATGATAGAGACGATCACTGTACGCAAACTACCCCAAGAATTTAGTGGTACCTATGAAGCCGACGGCGTCTTTAATATTGTAAAAAACAAATTCGAGAAAATCTCAGATACAAAAACCAGATACATTTCTGAACAGGAATTTGAATTCAAGGGCATGATGAAATATTTTGCATTTTTGATGCCCTGGGCCTTTAAAAAGCAAACCATGAAATATCTAAAGGCATTTAAGCAATTTGTGGAAGGACAGGGATAA
- a CDS encoding aconitate hydratase, whose amino-acid sequence MAFDIDMIKGLYSNMAERVDKAREIVGRPLTLSEKILYSHLWDGNPTKEFKRGKDYVDFAPDRIACQDATAQMALLQFMQAGKPKVAVPTTVHCDHLIQAKSGAAADLKVANSTSAEVFDFLESVSNKYGIGFWKPGAGIIHQVVLENYAFPGGMMIGTDSHTVNAGGLGMVAIGVGGADAVDVMAGMAWELKFPKLIGVKLTGNISGWTSSKDVILKVAGILTVKGGTGAIIEYFGEGAKNLSCTGKGTICNMGAEVGATTSTFGYDESMERYLRATDRSDIADAANAVKEHLTADPEVYANPEKYFDELIEINLDELRPHLNGPFTPDLATPVGELGVKARENGWPIKVDWGLIGSCTNSSYEDLTRAASIAKQAVDKKIKAKSDFGINPGSEQIRFTAERDGLLQIFENLGATVFTNACGPCIGQWDRSDLKGDEKNTIVHSFNRNFSKRADGNPNTHAFVGSPEMVAAIAISGRLDFNPMTDTLLNENGEEVKLDEPLGIELPPLGFDVEDAGYLAPDEDGSSVVVKVDPKSERLQLLEPFTPLTPESLQGVKLLIKAFGKCTTDHISMAGPWLRYRGHLDNIANNTLIGAVNAYNKKTNFVKNQLTGEYVGVPDAQRAYKAAGIKTIVVGDHNYGEGSSREHAAMQPRHLGVAAVLVKSFARIHETNLKKQGMLGLTFANEADYDLIQEDDTFNFLDIAEFAPDKQLTLEIVHKDGSKDTIKVNHTYNQSQIDWFNEGSALNVIKRENAS is encoded by the coding sequence ATGGCATTTGACATCGATATGATCAAGGGATTGTATTCCAATATGGCCGAGCGCGTTGATAAAGCACGTGAGATCGTTGGAAGACCACTGACCCTTTCGGAGAAAATTTTATATTCCCATTTATGGGATGGAAATCCTACAAAGGAATTTAAAAGGGGCAAGGACTACGTTGACTTTGCACCTGATCGTATAGCATGTCAGGATGCGACCGCTCAAATGGCCTTGTTGCAGTTTATGCAAGCAGGTAAGCCTAAGGTTGCGGTTCCTACCACGGTGCACTGTGATCACCTGATCCAGGCGAAAAGTGGAGCAGCGGCCGATTTAAAGGTTGCCAATAGCACAAGTGCCGAGGTATTCGATTTCTTGGAATCGGTATCTAATAAATATGGAATTGGATTTTGGAAGCCTGGAGCTGGAATTATCCACCAGGTTGTATTGGAAAATTACGCCTTCCCAGGTGGAATGATGATCGGTACAGATTCCCACACGGTAAACGCTGGTGGATTGGGAATGGTTGCCATTGGAGTTGGTGGTGCTGATGCCGTTGATGTAATGGCCGGAATGGCTTGGGAATTGAAGTTTCCAAAACTGATAGGAGTAAAATTGACCGGTAATATTTCTGGTTGGACCTCCTCTAAGGATGTTATCCTAAAAGTAGCGGGAATCCTTACCGTAAAAGGGGGAACTGGAGCTATAATAGAATATTTTGGAGAGGGTGCCAAAAACCTTTCTTGTACTGGAAAAGGAACCATTTGTAACATGGGTGCAGAAGTAGGGGCGACAACATCTACATTTGGATACGACGAATCTATGGAGCGTTACCTTAGAGCTACGGACAGAAGCGATATAGCCGATGCTGCCAATGCTGTAAAGGAACATCTAACAGCTGATCCAGAAGTATACGCCAATCCAGAAAAATATTTTGATGAGTTGATTGAGATCAACCTAGATGAACTTAGACCTCACTTAAACGGTCCGTTTACACCGGATTTGGCCACACCAGTGGGTGAATTGGGAGTGAAGGCCAGAGAAAATGGATGGCCTATCAAGGTAGATTGGGGATTGATCGGTTCTTGTACCAACTCTTCTTATGAAGATTTGACCCGTGCCGCCTCTATTGCCAAACAAGCCGTAGATAAAAAAATAAAAGCAAAATCAGATTTTGGAATTAACCCAGGTTCTGAGCAAATTAGGTTTACCGCCGAAAGGGATGGCCTATTGCAGATCTTTGAAAACCTCGGAGCTACTGTATTTACCAATGCCTGTGGTCCATGTATCGGACAGTGGGACAGAAGCGACCTTAAAGGGGATGAGAAGAATACCATTGTACACTCCTTTAACAGGAATTTCTCCAAAAGGGCCGATGGAAATCCAAATACACATGCCTTTGTAGGATCTCCAGAAATGGTAGCTGCAATTGCAATTTCAGGACGTTTGGACTTTAATCCAATGACCGATACCCTTTTGAACGAGAATGGGGAAGAGGTGAAATTGGACGAACCGTTGGGAATAGAACTTCCACCGTTAGGATTTGATGTAGAGGATGCAGGATACTTGGCACCTGATGAAGATGGATCAAGTGTTGTGGTAAAGGTTGACCCAAAATCAGAGCGATTACAATTGTTGGAGCCTTTTACCCCTCTTACACCAGAAAGCTTACAAGGCGTAAAATTATTGATCAAAGCTTTTGGAAAATGTACTACGGACCATATCTCAATGGCAGGTCCATGGCTGCGTTACAGAGGACACTTGGACAATATTGCGAACAACACCTTGATCGGTGCTGTAAACGCATATAATAAGAAGACCAATTTTGTAAAGAATCAGCTTACCGGAGAGTATGTTGGAGTGCCAGATGCACAAAGAGCTTATAAGGCAGCAGGTATTAAGACCATTGTTGTGGGTGACCATAACTATGGCGAGGGTTCTTCAAGGGAACATGCGGCCATGCAACCAAGACATTTGGGAGTGGCAGCCGTATTGGTAAAATCTTTTGCACGTATCCATGAAACAAACCTTAAAAAACAAGGGATGTTGGGGTTAACGTTTGCCAATGAGGCCGATTACGATCTTATTCAGGAGGATGATACTTTCAATTTTTTGGACATAGCAGAATTCGCACCGGACAAGCAATTGACGCTAGAAATAGTCCATAAAGATGGCAGTAAGGACACCATTAAAGTAAACCATACCTATAACCAATCGCAAATAGATTGGTTCAATGAAGGTTCCGCATTAAATGTGATAAAAAGGGAAAATGCTTCCTAA
- a CDS encoding foldase protein PrsA, giving the protein MNRMITFLTALLVTVMGYAQENDKMPDTQVEPQDITVEANVGYKKDTVNNFKRVKLDGVAAVVGDYVILESDIEKTLIDLRSQGASTEDITRCGLLGKLMEDRLYAHQAVQDSILVSDDEVNATSERQLQSLVSQVGSIEKVLKFYRKDDEESFRDELFKINKLRMLSEKMQQKIVGEIEITPEEVRQFFNKIPAEERPVFGAELEIAQIVKEPKAPEVEKQKVIDKLRGIKADVEDNGASFSVKAILYSQDPGSKSKGGFYSMTRQTGFVKEFKDVAFSLREGEISEPFETIFGYHIIYIEKIRGQEVDLRHILIAPEIPQQAMDAAKVELDSIRQNVIDGKYSFAEAAQNFSDEKETKFDGGLLRNPTNFDSRFELTKMDPTLYNQVRNLKDNEISQPILEEDPRGGAPKYKIMKITNRYDEHEANFAKDYLKIQELALRDKQFKAIEKWMAEHIDETYISVNKDNKGCDFANNWVKE; this is encoded by the coding sequence ATGAATAGGATGATCACATTTTTAACCGCTTTACTAGTTACAGTAATGGGGTATGCACAGGAAAACGATAAAATGCCCGATACGCAGGTAGAACCACAAGATATTACAGTGGAAGCCAATGTAGGGTACAAAAAAGATACCGTAAACAATTTCAAAAGGGTAAAATTGGACGGGGTAGCCGCTGTGGTTGGCGATTATGTTATTTTGGAATCGGATATAGAGAAAACCTTGATCGATCTTCGTAGTCAAGGGGCCTCAACGGAAGATATAACACGTTGCGGATTGTTGGGAAAATTAATGGAAGACCGTTTATATGCCCACCAGGCTGTACAGGATAGTATTTTGGTTTCCGATGATGAGGTGAATGCCACCAGTGAGAGGCAGTTGCAATCTCTTGTCTCGCAGGTAGGTTCCATAGAAAAAGTTTTGAAGTTCTACCGTAAGGATGATGAAGAGAGTTTTAGGGATGAGCTTTTTAAGATCAACAAATTGAGGATGTTGTCCGAGAAAATGCAGCAGAAAATTGTTGGTGAGATAGAGATTACCCCTGAAGAAGTACGCCAGTTCTTTAATAAGATTCCGGCAGAAGAGCGTCCAGTATTTGGTGCTGAATTGGAAATTGCGCAAATAGTAAAGGAACCTAAGGCTCCAGAAGTGGAAAAGCAGAAGGTGATTGATAAGTTGAGAGGTATTAAGGCCGATGTGGAGGACAATGGCGCTAGTTTTAGTGTAAAGGCCATTCTGTACTCCCAAGATCCAGGATCAAAATCCAAAGGAGGTTTTTACAGCATGACGAGACAGACAGGATTTGTAAAAGAATTCAAGGATGTAGCCTTTAGTTTGAGGGAAGGGGAGATATCCGAACCTTTTGAAACTATATTTGGTTATCATATTATCTATATAGAAAAAATAAGGGGACAGGAAGTAGATTTGAGGCATATATTGATTGCCCCGGAAATCCCTCAGCAAGCTATGGATGCTGCCAAGGTGGAATTGGATAGTATTCGTCAAAACGTAATTGATGGGAAATATTCGTTTGCCGAGGCCGCCCAGAATTTCTCTGATGAAAAAGAAACCAAATTTGATGGAGGTCTTTTGAGGAACCCTACCAATTTTGATTCTCGTTTTGAATTGACCAAAATGGACCCTACCCTGTACAACCAAGTACGTAACCTAAAGGATAATGAAATTTCCCAGCCTATTTTAGAGGAGGATCCAAGGGGAGGAGCCCCAAAATACAAGATCATGAAGATTACCAATAGGTATGATGAGCATGAGGCAAACTTTGCCAAAGATTATTTAAAGATCCAGGAGTTGGCACTTCGTGATAAGCAGTTTAAAGCTATTGAAAAGTGGATGGCCGAGCATATAGACGAAACCTATATCAGTGTAAACAAGGACAACAAAGGATGCGATTTTGCGAATAACTGGGTAAAGGAGTAA
- a CDS encoding dioxygenase family protein, with amino-acid sequence MKNSAPFYILFTFLAMLCSCNGQPQKKAPVSSPNQSQAVVGGGCDGCELMYVGMPKNIAAVDTSAGWTEKGQKLLITGTVYKLGGKIPAPNVIIYYWQTDAEGYYSPVEGMEPKARRHGHLRGWVKTDDKGHYAIYTIRPAPYPKAVMPAHIHMAIKEPNIPDEYYIDEFVFDDDPLLLPAWKKNPPENRGGSGKLRVLISDDLQIAEHNIVLGLNIPNYPEKPASAQQSGLEIGEDQPSFAPYHAWGPDKGTKTCPVCKYGRYHGIIYFVGNNPNWEDIKNWLTYLEQESRNRSKYLKAYFVYGNDQGYTKEKRIKELEQVGKELNLEHLALTFVPSFLDKGSEIHLNKLDPKVENTFIIYKYRTIIDKYVGLKPTTENFLKLSQTLDATTNEYFDLPVPKHD; translated from the coding sequence ATGAAAAATTCGGCACCATTTTATATTCTCTTTACATTCCTTGCCATGCTTTGCAGTTGCAATGGGCAGCCCCAAAAAAAAGCACCTGTATCCTCCCCAAACCAAAGTCAAGCAGTCGTAGGCGGGGGTTGCGATGGTTGTGAGCTGATGTACGTTGGGATGCCGAAAAATATCGCTGCGGTTGATACCAGCGCCGGATGGACCGAAAAAGGGCAAAAATTACTTATTACAGGTACTGTTTATAAACTTGGCGGTAAAATACCGGCCCCCAATGTGATCATCTATTACTGGCAAACGGATGCCGAAGGATACTACTCCCCTGTTGAGGGAATGGAGCCCAAAGCGAGAAGACATGGACACTTAAGGGGCTGGGTAAAAACCGATGACAAGGGACATTATGCCATATATACCATTAGGCCAGCGCCCTACCCTAAAGCGGTAATGCCCGCCCATATCCATATGGCCATCAAAGAACCCAATATCCCCGATGAATACTATATAGACGAATTTGTTTTTGACGATGATCCTTTGCTGCTTCCTGCCTGGAAAAAGAATCCGCCTGAAAATAGGGGTGGTAGTGGAAAGCTTAGGGTCCTGATTTCCGATGACCTTCAGATTGCCGAACACAATATTGTCTTGGGGTTGAACATCCCTAATTATCCAGAAAAACCGGCTTCGGCCCAGCAATCTGGACTGGAAATTGGGGAAGATCAGCCCTCTTTTGCCCCATACCATGCCTGGGGCCCAGATAAAGGTACCAAAACCTGTCCCGTTTGCAAGTACGGGCGTTACCACGGTATTATCTACTTCGTGGGCAACAATCCCAATTGGGAGGACATCAAAAATTGGTTGACCTATTTGGAACAGGAAAGCCGTAATAGAAGTAAATATCTAAAAGCCTATTTTGTCTATGGAAATGACCAAGGGTATACCAAAGAAAAAAGAATCAAGGAATTGGAACAGGTGGGCAAGGAATTGAATTTGGAACATTTGGCACTTACGTTTGTACCTTCCTTTTTGGATAAGGGCAGTGAGATACACCTCAACAAATTGGATCCCAAGGTGGAAAATACCTTTATCATATACAAATACCGCACTATTATAGATAAATATGTGGGCCTCAAACCCACTACGGAAAATTTTTTGAAGCTCTCCCAAACCTTGGACGCCACTACCAATGAGTATTTTGACCTGCCCGTTCCTAAGCACGACTGA
- a CDS encoding sensor histidine kinase translates to MEIKPTIDSLEHRIKELEAQLDAAESYHLQVGYYKHMLNHTQQLSNIGSWNWDLVTNTVEWSDMMYQMLGLEPNEAVPSYQLALHHVHEKDKEFYVKALEEAVNNKTTFYLENRIVKKDNSVISVITRGRCFKDSKGNLVRMIGTVQDTTEQQKAFDKLLKVNEKTKEIETKLHEAQRLSMVGSWEYEPKTKRFHWSKEMYRIFGLESHLKDPTFNHVKKLISSHEWMELDKALSKATQKGIPFQLNVKLNLPNGANKTVVIICQPDFKKAAKMYSLKGTIQDISTLKLAENKLQALNLSLEEKVKERTAELINSLEREKKISELKSNFVSITSHEFRTPLTIIGLSATLIEKYIQKGKLEHIQLQLDKIRSAVINLVQILDDLLTIGKIEGGKVNTQKITTDIKKLTNALLTEISAITKKGQNLNYTHQGSTEINIDVNLYGGIFINLLSNAIKYSEGEIQIKTQLQEHNMVLSIVDSGIGIPFVDQKKIFSKYFRGSNSTHIAGTGLGLNIVFQYVELLKGSIEFTSIPGKGTTFIVVLPL, encoded by the coding sequence ATGGAAATTAAACCAACTATAGATTCACTAGAGCATAGGATAAAGGAGCTAGAAGCACAGCTAGATGCTGCGGAATCATACCATTTGCAAGTTGGCTACTATAAACATATGTTGAATCATACCCAACAACTTTCCAATATCGGAAGTTGGAATTGGGATCTTGTGACCAACACCGTAGAGTGGTCAGATATGATGTACCAAATGTTGGGATTGGAACCCAATGAAGCAGTCCCCTCCTATCAACTCGCACTACATCACGTCCATGAAAAAGACAAAGAATTTTATGTTAAGGCCCTGGAGGAGGCGGTTAATAATAAAACAACATTCTATTTGGAAAATAGAATTGTTAAAAAAGACAACTCGGTTATTTCTGTTATTACCAGAGGTAGGTGTTTCAAGGATTCCAAGGGTAACCTGGTCCGTATGATCGGCACAGTACAAGATACTACTGAACAACAAAAAGCCTTTGATAAACTCTTGAAGGTGAATGAAAAGACAAAAGAAATCGAGACAAAATTACATGAAGCCCAACGCTTATCCATGGTTGGTAGTTGGGAATATGAACCCAAAACCAAACGCTTTCATTGGTCCAAAGAGATGTACCGTATTTTTGGTCTCGAATCCCATCTCAAGGATCCTACCTTTAACCATGTTAAAAAATTAATTTCTTCCCATGAATGGATGGAACTTGATAAGGCCCTTTCAAAAGCAACCCAGAAGGGAATACCATTTCAATTGAACGTAAAGCTGAATCTCCCAAATGGAGCAAATAAAACGGTTGTCATTATCTGTCAGCCTGATTTTAAAAAAGCCGCTAAGATGTACAGTTTGAAAGGGACCATACAAGATATATCTACCTTAAAACTTGCAGAAAACAAACTACAGGCCTTGAATTTGTCCTTGGAAGAAAAGGTTAAGGAACGCACTGCCGAACTAATTAATTCCTTGGAAAGGGAAAAGAAAATTAGCGAGTTAAAATCAAATTTTGTCTCTATTACCTCCCATGAGTTCCGTACCCCATTGACCATCATCGGCCTTTCTGCCACCCTTATTGAGAAATATATACAAAAGGGAAAACTAGAACATATACAGTTGCAATTAGATAAGATACGGTCTGCAGTAATCAATCTTGTACAAATCTTGGATGACCTTCTTACCATAGGAAAAATTGAAGGCGGTAAGGTCAATACCCAAAAAATAACTACCGATATCAAGAAACTTACTAATGCCCTTCTTACGGAAATTAGCGCCATAACCAAAAAGGGACAAAATTTAAACTATACTCATCAAGGTTCTACCGAAATCAATATTGATGTAAACCTATACGGGGGCATATTTATAAACCTGCTATCAAATGCCATTAAATATTCCGAAGGAGAAATTCAAATAAAAACGCAACTGCAAGAACATAATATGGTCCTGTCTATTGTGGATTCGGGGATAGGAATTCCTTTTGTGGACCAAAAGAAGATTTTCAGCAAATATTTTAGAGGTAGCAATTCTACCCATATTGCAGGCACAGGGCTTGGCCTCAATATTGTTTTTCAATACGTAGAACTATTAAAAGGCAGTATAGAATTTACCAGTATTCCCGGCAAAGGTACTACCTTTATAGTGGTGCTACCCTTATAA
- a CDS encoding AAA family ATPase codes for MSDVASINRLVEKHKALKQEIAKVIIGQDEVVNQILLSVYTGGHSLLIGVPGLAKTLMVHTIAQTLGLDFKRIQFTPDLMPSDILGSEILDQNRNFKFIKGPIFSNIILADEINRTPPKTQAALLEAMQERSVTIAGNQYKLAEPYFVLATQNPIEQEGTYPLPEAQLDRFMFAIELQYPSIEEEIEVVKTTTSDHTATLNALFSAQEIVEVQHLIRRIPVPDNVVEYAVRLVNSTRPNLPTASDFVKQYIDWGAGPRASQNLILAAKAHAAVNGKFSPDIEDVKAIAWGILRHRIIKNYKAEAEGISEDDIILRLL; via the coding sequence ATGTCAGACGTTGCGTCCATCAATAGGTTAGTAGAAAAACACAAAGCACTAAAGCAAGAAATTGCTAAGGTCATCATTGGCCAGGATGAGGTGGTCAACCAAATACTATTGTCCGTCTATACTGGTGGACATTCCCTTTTGATAGGGGTGCCAGGACTCGCAAAGACTTTAATGGTTCATACCATTGCCCAAACACTGGGTCTCGATTTTAAGAGGATTCAGTTTACGCCAGACCTAATGCCCAGTGATATTCTGGGAAGTGAGATATTGGACCAAAACCGTAATTTTAAGTTCATCAAGGGCCCGATATTTTCCAATATCATCCTAGCCGATGAAATTAACCGTACGCCACCCAAAACACAGGCGGCCCTTTTGGAGGCCATGCAGGAAAGATCGGTTACCATTGCCGGGAACCAATATAAATTGGCAGAGCCTTACTTCGTTCTTGCCACTCAGAACCCTATTGAGCAGGAAGGTACCTATCCTTTGCCAGAAGCGCAATTGGACAGGTTCATGTTCGCCATAGAATTACAATATCCGTCCATAGAGGAAGAGATTGAAGTAGTTAAAACTACGACCTCTGACCATACAGCAACTTTAAATGCTTTGTTCAGTGCCCAAGAGATCGTGGAAGTGCAACATTTGATCCGCAGGATTCCAGTTCCTGATAATGTGGTGGAATATGCAGTGCGACTGGTGAACAGCACCAGACCTAATTTGCCGACAGCATCTGATTTTGTAAAACAATATATCGACTGGGGAGCCGGCCCAAGGGCATCCCAAAATCTTATTTTGGCTGCTAAGGCCCATGCCGCTGTTAATGGTAAATTCTCTCCAGATATAGAGGATGTAAAAGCCATAGCTTGGGGCATACTGAGACACAGAATCATCAAAAACTACAAGGCAGAGGCCGAAGGGATCTCCGAAGATGATATAATTCTGCGTTTGCTTTAA
- a CDS encoding serine hydrolase, with translation MSHKYLFAFWILLTTFSCKEDTPSPPVDPLAYVLQSNHLNIKRVMDSISKYEVQVLFTAVTRRNDSVILDDHDFQVNAENYFYPASTVKLPIAVLALEKLNENDTLTMDTRFFVEGDTITTTFAEEIIKIFAASDNDAYNRLFEFLGTDEINNRLENKGIVPIRISHRLSTENADRTTTRPLVVYLNDSTLMNRTRSYNKAPRPLSLNSIKKGKGYYHDGELVMEPFDFGLKNYYPIEAQHAVLKRIMFPELFSKKEQFHINKEQRQRLLKAMSALPREVGYNTREFYDSYGKFFMYGDTKEPIPKTLKIYNKVGYAYGALTDCAYLKDTKNDIEFLITATILVNEDGIFNDDQYEYESVGIPFLAELGRELYQLQLSIKNGTYGTTDL, from the coding sequence TTGAGCCACAAATACCTCTTTGCCTTTTGGATCCTTTTAACGACCTTCAGCTGCAAGGAAGATACTCCTTCTCCTCCAGTGGATCCTTTGGCCTATGTCCTCCAATCCAACCATCTGAATATAAAAAGGGTAATGGACAGCATTTCGAAGTACGAAGTACAGGTCCTTTTTACTGCGGTAACCAGAAGAAATGATAGTGTTATTTTAGATGACCATGATTTTCAGGTTAATGCGGAAAATTATTTTTATCCTGCCAGTACCGTCAAGTTGCCCATTGCTGTCCTGGCCTTGGAAAAACTGAACGAGAACGACACCCTTACCATGGATACCCGTTTTTTTGTGGAAGGGGATACCATCACGACCACTTTTGCCGAGGAAATCATCAAAATATTCGCGGCTAGCGATAACGATGCCTATAACCGGTTATTCGAGTTTTTGGGCACGGATGAGATCAACAACCGATTGGAAAATAAGGGCATTGTACCTATTCGTATCTCCCACCGTTTATCAACAGAAAATGCGGACCGAACCACTACCAGGCCACTTGTAGTGTATTTGAATGACAGCACCCTCATGAATAGGACGCGATCCTACAACAAAGCCCCAAGACCGTTATCCCTGAACAGTATCAAAAAAGGAAAGGGATATTATCATGATGGTGAACTTGTAATGGAACCCTTTGATTTTGGCCTTAAAAACTATTACCCTATTGAAGCCCAGCACGCTGTACTGAAACGTATTATGTTTCCGGAATTATTTTCAAAAAAAGAGCAGTTCCATATTAACAAGGAACAACGACAGCGGCTTTTGAAGGCCATGAGTGCTCTCCCAAGAGAAGTGGGCTATAACACAAGGGAATTTTATGACAGCTATGGAAAATTCTTTATGTACGGTGATACAAAAGAGCCAATCCCGAAGACCCTGAAAATTTACAATAAAGTGGGATATGCCTATGGTGCCTTAACAGATTGTGCGTATCTTAAAGATACAAAAAACGACATTGAATTTTTGATCACGGCCACTATTTTGGTGAACGAGGATGGCATCTTTAATGATGACCAATACGAGTATGAATCGGTGGGCATCCCTTTTCTCGCCGAATTGGGCAGGGAGCTCTACCAGCTGCAATTATCCATAAAAAACGGAACCTATGGAACTACTGACCTTTGA